From the genome of Streptomyces sp. NBC_01116, one region includes:
- a CDS encoding ATP-dependent DNA helicase, with translation MTKPSLPELLHAAVTAVGGTERPGQVTMAEAVAEAVDDQSHLLVQAGTGTGKSLGYLVPALAHGERVVVATATLALQRQLVERDLPRTVESLHPLLRRRPQFAMLKGRSNYLCLHRLHEGVPQDEEEGLFDQFEAAAPSSKLGQDLLRLRDWSDETETGDRDDLTPGVSDRAWAQISVSSRECLGATKCAYGAECFAEAARERAKLADVVVTNHALLAIDAIEGAPVLPSHEVLIVDEAHELVSRVTGVATGELTPAQVNRAVRRAAKLVNEKAADALQTAAEGFERVMELALPGRLEEVPEDLGYALMALRDAARTVISAIGATRDKSVEDENAVRKQALASVESIHGVAERITQGSEYDVVWYEQHDRFGASVRVAPLSVSGLLREKLFAERSVVLTSATLKLGGDFNGVGASLGLAPEGTAGEDVPQWKGLDVGSPFDYPKQGILYVARHLNTPGREGSRTDMLDELAELVEAAGGRTLGLFSSMRGAKAAAEELRGRMDRPILLQGEETLGELIKNFAADPETCLFGTLSLWQGVDVPGASCQLVVMDRIPFPRPDDPLMSARQKAVEEAGGNGFMAVAATHAALLMAQGAGRLVRATGDKGVVAVLDPRLATARYGSYLRASLPDFWYTTDRNQARRSLAAIDAQAKADGA, from the coding sequence ATGACGAAGCCATCCCTCCCCGAGCTCCTGCACGCCGCCGTCACCGCCGTCGGCGGTACGGAAAGGCCCGGCCAGGTCACCATGGCCGAGGCCGTCGCCGAGGCCGTCGACGACCAATCCCACCTGCTCGTCCAGGCCGGCACCGGTACGGGCAAGTCGCTCGGCTATCTGGTGCCGGCCCTGGCGCACGGGGAGCGGGTCGTCGTGGCCACGGCCACCCTCGCCCTCCAGCGACAGCTGGTGGAGCGGGACCTGCCGCGCACGGTCGAGTCCCTGCATCCGCTGCTGCGCCGCCGCCCGCAGTTCGCCATGCTCAAGGGCCGGTCGAACTACCTCTGCCTGCACCGGCTCCACGAAGGGGTTCCGCAGGACGAGGAGGAGGGGCTGTTCGACCAGTTCGAGGCGGCGGCCCCGTCCAGCAAGCTCGGCCAGGACCTGCTGCGGCTGCGGGACTGGTCGGACGAGACGGAGACGGGCGACCGGGACGACCTGACCCCCGGCGTCTCGGACCGGGCCTGGGCGCAGATCTCGGTTTCCTCGCGCGAGTGCCTGGGCGCGACGAAGTGCGCGTACGGCGCGGAGTGCTTCGCGGAGGCGGCCCGTGAGCGGGCGAAGCTCGCGGACGTGGTCGTCACCAACCACGCGCTGCTCGCGATCGACGCCATCGAGGGCGCGCCGGTGCTTCCGTCGCACGAGGTGCTGATCGTCGACGAGGCGCACGAGCTGGTCTCCCGGGTCACCGGCGTCGCCACCGGCGAGCTCACTCCCGCCCAGGTCAACCGCGCGGTCCGCCGGGCGGCGAAGCTGGTCAACGAGAAGGCCGCCGACGCCCTCCAGACTGCCGCCGAGGGCTTCGAACGGGTCATGGAGCTGGCGCTCCCGGGACGTCTGGAGGAGGTGCCCGAGGACCTCGGTTACGCGCTGATGGCGCTGCGCGACGCGGCACGCACGGTGATCTCCGCCATCGGCGCCACCCGGGACAAGTCGGTCGAGGACGAGAACGCCGTCCGCAAGCAGGCCCTGGCCTCGGTCGAGTCGATCCACGGCGTGGCCGAGCGCATCACCCAGGGCTCGGAGTACGACGTCGTCTGGTACGAGCAGCACGACCGGTTCGGAGCCTCCGTCCGGGTCGCCCCGCTCTCCGTCTCCGGGCTGCTGCGCGAGAAGCTCTTCGCCGAGCGGTCCGTGGTGCTGACCTCGGCCACCCTCAAGCTCGGCGGAGACTTCAACGGGGTGGGCGCGTCCCTCGGGCTGGCTCCCGAGGGCACGGCGGGCGAGGACGTCCCGCAGTGGAAGGGCCTGGACGTCGGCTCCCCGTTCGACTATCCGAAGCAGGGCATCCTCTATGTCGCCCGGCATCTGAACACCCCGGGGCGCGAGGGATCGCGTACGGACATGCTGGACGAGCTCGCCGAGCTGGTGGAGGCGGCCGGCGGGCGCACGCTGGGGCTGTTCTCCTCCATGCGGGGAGCCAAGGCGGCGGCCGAGGAGCTGCGGGGGCGGATGGACAGGCCCATCCTGCTCCAGGGCGAGGAGACGCTCGGCGAGCTGATCAAGAACTTCGCCGCCGACCCGGAGACCTGCCTCTTCGGCACCCTGTCGCTCTGGCAGGGCGTGGACGTCCCGGGAGCGAGCTGTCAGCTGGTGGTCATGGACCGGATTCCGTTCCCCCGGCCGGACGATCCGCTGATGAGCGCACGGCAGAAGGCGGTCGAGGAGGCGGGCGGCAACGGCTTCATGGCGGTGGCGGCGACGCACGCCGCTCTGCTGATGGCCCAGGGTGCGGGCCGGCTGGTCCGGGCCACCGGCGACAAGGGCGTCGTCGCCGTGCTGGACCCGAGGCTCGCCACCGCGCGGTACGGCAGCTATCTGCGCGCCTCGCTGCCGGACTTCTGGTACACCACCGACCGGAACCAGGCACGCCGCTCACTGGCCGCCATCGACGCACAGGCCAAGGCGGACGGGGCCTGA
- the lexA gene encoding transcriptional repressor LexA produces MTTTADSATITARDHRSQSRLEPVHAMNDSVTNTDGPEPARPGRSMPGRPPGIRADSSGLTDRQRRVIEVIRDSVQRRGYPPSMREIGQAVGLSSTSSVAHQLMALERKGFLRRDPHRPRAYEVRGSDQPSTQPTDTTGKPAASYVPLVGRIAAGGPILAEESVEDVFPLPRQLVGDGELFVLKVVGDSMIEAAICDGDWVTVRRQPVAENGDIVAAMLDGEATVKRFRREDGHVWLLPHNAAYQPIPGDEATILGKVVAVLRRV; encoded by the coding sequence GTGACCACCACCGCAGACAGTGCCACCATCACCGCCCGGGACCACCGCTCCCAGAGCCGACTTGAGCCGGTGCATGCCATGAATGACTCAGTCACGAACACGGACGGGCCCGAGCCCGCACGCCCGGGACGCTCCATGCCCGGCAGGCCCCCCGGAATCCGGGCGGACAGCTCGGGGCTCACGGACCGGCAGCGGCGGGTCATCGAGGTCATCCGCGACTCCGTGCAGCGGCGGGGATACCCGCCCTCCATGCGGGAGATCGGTCAGGCGGTGGGCCTGTCCAGCACGTCGTCCGTCGCCCATCAGCTGATGGCGCTGGAGCGCAAGGGCTTCCTCCGCCGGGACCCGCACCGGCCCCGCGCCTACGAGGTGCGCGGATCGGACCAGCCCAGCACCCAGCCGACCGACACGACGGGCAAGCCCGCCGCCTCCTATGTGCCGCTGGTGGGCCGGATCGCCGCCGGTGGTCCGATCCTCGCGGAGGAGTCCGTCGAGGACGTCTTCCCGCTCCCCCGCCAGCTCGTCGGCGACGGTGAGCTGTTCGTCCTGAAGGTCGTCGGCGACTCGATGATCGAGGCCGCGATCTGTGACGGCGACTGGGTCACCGTACGCCGCCAGCCCGTCGCGGAGAACGGGGACATCGTCGCCGCCATGCTCGACGGCGAGGCGACGGTCAAGCGCTTCCGCCGGGAGGACGGTCACGTATGGCTGCTCCCTCACAACGCCGCGTACCAGCCGATCCCCGGCGACGAGGCGACCATCCTCGGCAAGGTGGTGGCGGTGCTGCGCCGGGTCTGA
- the nrdR gene encoding transcriptional regulator NrdR, with translation MHCPFCRHPDSRVVDSRTTDDGTSIRRRRQCPDCSRRFTTVETCSLMVVKRSGVTEPFSRTKVISGVRKACQGRPVTEDALAKLGQRVEEAVRATGSAELTTHDVGLAILGPLQELDLVAYLRFASVYRAFDSLEDFEAAIVELRTQRPSAEDCGSGETLEVPAPAIAAD, from the coding sequence ATGCACTGCCCCTTCTGCAGGCACCCCGACAGCAGGGTCGTCGACAGTCGCACCACCGACGACGGGACGTCGATCCGTCGCCGCCGGCAGTGCCCCGACTGTTCCCGCCGCTTCACCACGGTGGAGACCTGCTCGCTGATGGTGGTCAAGCGCAGCGGCGTGACCGAGCCCTTCAGTCGCACCAAGGTCATCTCCGGCGTCCGCAAGGCATGCCAGGGGCGACCCGTCACGGAGGACGCCCTCGCCAAGCTCGGCCAGCGGGTCGAGGAGGCGGTGCGCGCCACCGGCAGTGCCGAGCTGACCACCCACGACGTGGGACTGGCCATCCTCGGCCCGCTGCAGGAACTCGACCTCGTCGCGTACCTGCGCTTCGCGTCCGTGTACCGGGCGTTCGATTCCCTGGAAGACTTCGAGGCCGCCATCGTGGAACTGCGTACGCAGCGGCCTTCCGCGGAGGACTGCGGGAGCGGAGAGACCCTCGAGGTCCCCGCGCCCGCCATCGCCGCCGACTGA
- a CDS encoding vitamin B12-dependent ribonucleotide reductase: MTETASGPARGSRTKGAKASKGLRIERIHTNPGVHPYDEVAWERRDVVMTNWRDGSINFEQRGVEFPDFWSVNAVNIVTSKYFRGAVGTPQRETGLKQLIDRIVKTYRKAGEDHSYFASPADAEIFEHELAYALLHQVFSFNSPVWFNVGTPQPQQVSACFILAVDDSMESILDWYKEEGMIFKGGSGAGLNLSRIRSSKELLSSGGNASGPVSFMRGADASAGTIKSGGATRRAAKMVILDVDHPDIENFIETKVKEEEKIRALRDAGFDMDLGGDDITSVQYQNANNSVRVNDEFMKAVEAGGKFGLSARMTGDVIEEVEAKSLFRKMAEAAWACADPGIQYDDTINAWHTCPESGRINGSNPCSEYMHLDNTSCNLASLNLMKFLKDDGLGNQSFESERFAKVVELVITAMDISICFADFPTQKIGENTRAFRQLGIGYANLGALLMATGHAYDSDGGRALAGAITSLMTGTSYRRSAELAAVVGPYDGYARNAEPHQRVMKQHSDANAKAVHVDDLDSPVWAAATEAWQDVIRLGAKNGFRNAQASVIAPTGTIGLAMSCDTTGLEPDLALVKFKKLVGGGSMQIVNGTVPQALRRLGYQPEQIEAVVAHIAENGNVVDAPALKTEHYEVFDCAMGERSISAMGHVRMMAAIQPWISGALSKTVNLPETATVEDVEEVYFEAWKMGVKALAIYRDNCKVGQPLSAKTKDKEKEAVTAKAEETIRTAVEKVVEYRPVRKRLPKGRPGITTSFTVGGAEGYMTANSYPDDGLGEVFLKMSKQGSTLAGMMDAFSIAVSVGLQYGVPLETYVSKFTNMRFEPAGMTDDPDVRMAQSIVDYIFRRLALDFLPFETRSALGIHSAEERQRHLDTGSYEPSFETDGLDADSLAAPVRAEPLKVVAAPEEPAAKPAPKTAHTSAELVEMQLGISADAPLCFSCGTKMQRAGSCYICEGCGSTSGCS, translated from the coding sequence ATGACAGAGACGGCGAGCGGCCCGGCACGAGGTTCCCGTACCAAGGGCGCCAAGGCGAGCAAGGGTCTGCGTATCGAGCGCATCCACACCAACCCCGGCGTGCACCCGTACGACGAGGTGGCGTGGGAGCGCCGTGACGTCGTCATGACCAATTGGCGCGACGGCTCGATCAACTTCGAGCAGCGTGGCGTCGAGTTCCCCGACTTCTGGTCGGTGAACGCGGTCAACATCGTCACCAGCAAGTACTTCCGCGGAGCTGTCGGCACGCCGCAGCGCGAGACCGGTCTCAAGCAGCTGATCGACCGGATCGTGAAGACGTACCGGAAGGCCGGCGAGGACCACAGCTACTTCGCCTCTCCCGCGGACGCGGAGATCTTCGAGCACGAGCTGGCGTACGCCCTCCTGCACCAGGTCTTCAGCTTCAACTCCCCGGTCTGGTTCAACGTCGGCACGCCCCAGCCGCAGCAGGTCTCCGCCTGCTTCATCCTGGCCGTCGACGACTCCATGGAGTCGATCCTCGACTGGTACAAGGAAGAGGGCATGATCTTCAAGGGCGGCTCCGGCGCCGGCCTGAACCTCTCCCGCATCCGCTCCTCCAAGGAGCTCCTCTCCTCCGGCGGCAACGCCTCCGGCCCGGTCTCGTTCATGCGCGGCGCCGACGCGTCCGCCGGAACGATCAAGTCGGGCGGCGCCACCCGCCGCGCGGCCAAGATGGTCATCCTCGACGTCGACCACCCCGACATCGAGAACTTCATCGAGACCAAGGTCAAGGAGGAGGAGAAGATCCGCGCCCTGCGCGACGCGGGCTTCGACATGGACCTGGGCGGCGACGACATCACGTCCGTCCAGTACCAGAACGCCAACAACTCGGTCCGGGTGAACGACGAGTTCATGAAGGCCGTCGAGGCGGGCGGCAAGTTCGGGCTGAGCGCCCGGATGACCGGCGACGTCATCGAAGAGGTCGAGGCCAAGTCCCTCTTCCGCAAGATGGCCGAGGCCGCCTGGGCGTGCGCCGACCCGGGCATCCAGTACGACGACACGATCAACGCCTGGCACACCTGCCCGGAGTCCGGCCGGATCAACGGCTCGAACCCGTGCAGCGAGTACATGCACCTGGACAACACCTCGTGCAACCTCGCCTCGCTGAACCTGATGAAGTTCCTCAAGGACGACGGCCTGGGCAACCAGTCCTTCGAGTCCGAGCGCTTCGCCAAGGTCGTCGAGCTGGTCATCACCGCGATGGACATCTCGATCTGCTTCGCGGACTTCCCCACGCAGAAGATCGGCGAGAACACCCGCGCCTTCCGCCAGCTCGGCATCGGCTACGCCAACCTCGGCGCCCTGCTGATGGCGACCGGTCACGCGTACGACAGCGACGGCGGCCGCGCGCTGGCCGGCGCCATCACCTCGCTGATGACCGGCACCTCCTACCGCCGCTCCGCCGAGCTGGCCGCGGTCGTCGGCCCGTACGACGGCTACGCCCGCAACGCCGAGCCGCACCAGCGCGTCATGAAGCAGCACTCCGACGCCAACGCCAAGGCCGTCCACGTCGACGACCTCGACTCGCCGGTCTGGGCCGCCGCGACGGAGGCCTGGCAGGACGTGATCCGGCTCGGAGCGAAGAACGGCTTCCGCAACGCGCAGGCCTCGGTCATCGCGCCCACCGGCACCATCGGTCTCGCGATGTCCTGCGACACCACCGGCCTGGAGCCCGACCTCGCCCTGGTCAAGTTCAAGAAGCTGGTCGGCGGCGGCTCGATGCAGATCGTCAACGGCACGGTGCCGCAGGCGCTGCGCCGCCTCGGCTACCAGCCCGAGCAGATCGAGGCGGTCGTCGCCCACATCGCCGAGAACGGCAACGTGGTCGACGCCCCCGCGCTGAAGACCGAGCACTACGAGGTCTTCGACTGCGCGATGGGCGAGCGCTCCATCTCCGCGATGGGCCACGTCCGGATGATGGCGGCCATCCAGCCGTGGATCTCCGGCGCGCTCTCCAAGACGGTGAACCTCCCCGAGACGGCCACCGTCGAGGACGTCGAGGAGGTCTACTTCGAGGCGTGGAAGATGGGCGTCAAGGCGCTCGCGATCTACCGCGACAACTGCAAGGTCGGCCAGCCCCTCTCCGCCAAGACCAAGGACAAGGAGAAGGAAGCGGTCACCGCGAAGGCCGAGGAGACCATCCGCACGGCGGTCGAGAAGGTCGTCGAGTACCGCCCGGTCCGCAAGCGCCTCCCGAAGGGCCGTCCCGGCATCACCACCTCCTTCACGGTGGGCGGCGCCGAGGGCTACATGACCGCCAACTCCTACCCGGACGACGGTCTGGGCGAGGTCTTCCTGAAGATGTCCAAGCAGGGCTCGACCCTCGCGGGCATGATGGACGCCTTCTCCATCGCCGTCTCGGTCGGTCTGCAGTACGGCGTCCCGCTGGAGACGTACGTCTCGAAGTTCACCAACATGCGCTTCGAGCCGGCCGGTATGACGGACGACCCGGACGTGCGGATGGCGCAGTCGATCGTCGACTACATCTTCCGTCGCCTGGCGCTCGACTTCCTGCCCTTCGAGACCCGCTCCGCCCTCGGCATCCACTCCGCCGAGGAGCGCCAGCGCCACCTGGACACCGGCAGCTACGAGCCGTCGTTCGAGACGGACGGCCTGGACGCGGACAGCCTGGCCGCCCCGGTCCGCGCCGAGCCCCTGAAGGTGGTGGCGGCTCCCGAGGAGCCCGCCGCGAAGCCCGCACCGAAGACGGCGCACACCTCGGCCGAACTGGTCGAGATGCAGCTCGGCATCAGCGCCGACGCCCCGCTCTGCTTCTCCTGCGGTACGAAGATGCAGCGCGCCGGCTCCTGCTACATCTGCGAGGGCTGCGGCTCGACGAGCGGCTGCAGCTGA
- a CDS encoding TerD family protein, with protein MSTPNKDIEKVEVRVKWDPSPHGAAANDLDIIAATYPVGEPYGAPAYLVHFDSRSPDGTITLNRDSRTGQGFGFDEVMTIELNRLADAYGRVVVGVAIQQRDGHKTFGDIGSTAMEIREGYTSLTESDFSEVAWASAAVIGEFTRDGSGLWGFRSAVRGFDGDPDAFATVMGSRVAEG; from the coding sequence TTGAGCACTCCGAACAAGGACATCGAAAAGGTCGAGGTGCGGGTCAAGTGGGACCCCAGTCCGCACGGGGCCGCGGCCAACGACCTCGACATCATCGCGGCCACCTACCCGGTCGGCGAGCCGTACGGCGCCCCCGCCTATCTGGTGCACTTCGACAGCCGCTCGCCGGACGGCACCATCACGCTGAACCGGGACAGCCGGACCGGGCAGGGTTTCGGCTTCGACGAGGTCATGACCATCGAGCTGAACCGGCTGGCGGACGCGTACGGGCGGGTGGTGGTCGGTGTCGCCATCCAGCAGCGCGACGGTCACAAGACCTTCGGCGACATAGGGAGCACGGCGATGGAGATCCGCGAGGGCTACACGAGCCTGACCGAGAGCGACTTCTCCGAGGTGGCGTGGGCGAGCGCGGCGGTCATCGGGGAGTTCACCCGGGACGGCTCGGGGCTCTGGGGCTTCCGGTCGGCCGTACGCGGCTTCGACGGCGACCCCGACGCGTTCGCCACGGTGATGGGAAGCCGCGTCGCCGAAGGGTGA
- a CDS encoding YdbC family protein, whose protein sequence is MLVKWIRCSVVDRHGFERGQRKWAGLLGEPGFRGQSGGWSRTRPDVAHVFAFWESRVFYDSFMARGHDRLAAGQSGMFRDMQVTLFERRFDVKTGFEPHFAEADVVRVAHSRVHEERAEHFVLMQQQVWNPAMAGSPGMLRGVFGEAPGNEFLALSLWKSSAERGKYRAAGAERLAARAGTETDVIALTGDVVELEPSWTV, encoded by the coding sequence GTGCTGGTGAAGTGGATTCGCTGTTCCGTGGTGGACCGTCATGGTTTCGAGCGGGGACAGCGGAAGTGGGCGGGGCTGCTCGGCGAGCCGGGGTTCAGAGGACAGAGCGGCGGGTGGAGCCGAACGCGCCCCGACGTCGCCCATGTCTTCGCGTTCTGGGAGAGCCGCGTCTTCTACGACTCCTTCATGGCCCGCGGGCACGACCGGCTGGCGGCCGGGCAGTCGGGCATGTTCCGCGACATGCAGGTCACGCTCTTCGAGCGCCGCTTCGACGTGAAGACGGGCTTCGAGCCCCACTTCGCGGAGGCGGACGTCGTCAGGGTCGCGCACAGCCGGGTGCACGAGGAGCGGGCCGAGCACTTCGTGCTGATGCAGCAGCAGGTGTGGAACCCCGCCATGGCCGGATCGCCCGGCATGCTGCGCGGCGTGTTCGGCGAGGCTCCCGGCAACGAGTTCCTGGCGCTGTCCCTGTGGAAGTCGAGCGCCGAGCGCGGCAAGTACCGGGCGGCGGGGGCCGAGCGGCTGGCGGCCCGCGCGGGGACCGAGACGGACGTGATCGCGCTGACGGGAGACGTCGTGGAGCTGGAACCGTCCTGGACGGTGTGA
- a CDS encoding histidine phosphatase family protein yields the protein MARPQRIVLVRHGESEGNADDTVYEREPDHALRLTPAGLRQARETGEGLRDQFGEERVSVYISPYRRTHETFRAFDLDPARVRVREEPRLREQDWGNWQDRDDVRLQKAYRDAYGHFFYRFAQGESGADVYDRVGAFLESLHRSFEAPDHPENVLLVTHGLTMRLFCMRWFHWSVAEFESLSNPGNGETRTLLLGESGRYTLDRPFQSWRTPEPYGRTG from the coding sequence ATGGCACGTCCGCAGCGCATTGTCCTCGTCCGGCACGGTGAGTCCGAGGGCAACGCCGACGACACGGTGTACGAGCGGGAGCCCGACCACGCGCTCCGGCTCACCCCCGCAGGTCTGCGTCAGGCCCGGGAGACCGGGGAGGGGCTGCGCGACCAGTTCGGCGAGGAACGGGTGAGCGTCTACATCTCGCCGTACCGCCGCACCCACGAGACGTTCCGGGCCTTCGACCTCGACCCGGCGCGCGTCCGCGTGCGCGAGGAGCCCCGCCTGCGCGAGCAGGACTGGGGCAATTGGCAGGACCGGGACGACGTGCGGCTGCAGAAGGCCTACCGGGACGCCTACGGGCACTTCTTCTACCGTTTCGCCCAGGGCGAGTCCGGCGCCGACGTCTACGACCGGGTCGGCGCGTTCCTGGAGAGCCTGCACCGGAGCTTCGAGGCGCCGGACCATCCGGAGAACGTCCTGCTGGTCACCCACGGACTGACGATGCGGCTGTTCTGCATGCGCTGGTTCCACTGGTCGGTCGCGGAGTTCGAGTCGCTCTCCAACCCCGGCAACGGCGAGACGCGGACCCTGCTGCTGGGCGAGAGCGGTCGCTACACCCTTGACCGGCCCTTTCAGAGCTGGCGGACCCCTGAGCCGTACGGCCGCACCGGATAG